A DNA window from Candidatus Methylomirabilota bacterium contains the following coding sequences:
- a CDS encoding response regulator, with protein MKSPGRRPVLVADDEDEFRSVLGEYLEQCGHEVLEAANGLEALWAIKHKRCAVVVLDLSMPRLGGLDVIPQIQKFDPSICIIVVTAHATGEIVARLEKLGVPVLSKPVALRPLGALVAEACARVQGSTSAGAGRNAPDQGTRG; from the coding sequence ATGAAAAGCCCCGGCCGACGACCGGTCCTGGTGGCCGACGACGAGGACGAGTTCCGGTCGGTCCTCGGGGAATATCTCGAACAGTGCGGCCACGAAGTGCTCGAAGCGGCCAACGGGCTCGAAGCGCTGTGGGCCATCAAGCACAAGCGCTGTGCCGTCGTGGTACTGGATCTCTCCATGCCCCGCCTCGGCGGCCTCGACGTCATCCCGCAGATCCAGAAGTTCGACCCCTCGATCTGCATCATCGTGGTGACGGCGCACGCCACCGGCGAGATCGTCGCCCGACTCGAGAAGCTGGGGGTGCCGGTGCTGTCCAAGCCCGTCGCGCTGCGGCCGCTGGGCGCGCTCGTGGCCGAGGCGTGCGCGCGGGTGCAGGGCTCCACCTCGGCGGGCGCGGGCCGTAACGCTCCTGACCAGGGAACAAGGGGGTGA
- a CDS encoding response regulator, whose translation MRVDTGNARVLIVEDDRFLRRVHEVGLRQRGFTVLTAADGEEGLRVARTEHPDVVLLDLVMPKLQGFEVLRLLKADPATEAIPVVILSSLGGDGDVQAALKHGAASYVLKSNLSVQTLVSKVQEALGAGQPRAGD comes from the coding sequence ATGAGGGTGGACACGGGCAACGCACGGGTTCTCATCGTCGAGGACGATCGGTTTCTCCGCCGGGTTCATGAAGTCGGGCTTCGCCAGCGCGGGTTCACCGTGCTCACCGCGGCCGATGGGGAGGAAGGTCTGCGGGTGGCCCGCACCGAGCACCCCGACGTGGTCCTCCTGGACCTGGTCATGCCGAAGCTTCAGGGCTTCGAGGTGCTCCGCCTCCTCAAGGCCGATCCCGCTACCGAGGCGATCCCTGTGGTCATCCTGAGCAGTCTGGGCGGCGACGGCGATGTCCAAGCGGCGCTGAAGCACGGAGCGGCCTCCTACGTTCTCAAGAGCAACCTCTCCGTCCAGACCCTGGTCAGCAAAGTTCAGGAAGCCCTCGGCGCCGGACAGCCCCGGGCCGGGGACTGA
- a CDS encoding cytochrome c peroxidase: protein MSVDQLKDRYRRPQTVPFPEDNTFTQDRAALGKLLFFDPRLSGSNLISCATCHNPALSWGDGLPKALGQGMKELSRRTPTILNMAWAEALFWDGRADTLEAQALGPITSPDEMNLSPKELVERLKAIPGYVTRFRIAYPDEGIVPATVAKALATFERTVVSGIAPFDEWVAGSEQAISEKAKRGFVLFNTKANCAKCHRGWNFTDSGFHDIGMPTEDLGRGKHLPKLVGMRHAFKTPTLRNVDRRAPYMHNGSVATLREVIDLYDKGGVARPSRSPDIRPLGLTREEKEALITFLKTLTSVDPPVSLPELPR from the coding sequence ATGTCGGTCGATCAACTCAAGGACCGATACCGTCGCCCGCAGACGGTTCCCTTCCCGGAGGACAACACCTTCACCCAGGATCGAGCAGCGCTCGGGAAACTCCTGTTCTTCGATCCCCGGCTCTCCGGATCGAACCTGATCTCCTGCGCGACCTGTCACAACCCGGCGCTTTCGTGGGGGGACGGACTCCCCAAGGCCCTGGGTCAGGGGATGAAGGAACTGAGCCGGCGGACGCCCACCATTCTCAACATGGCCTGGGCTGAGGCACTCTTCTGGGATGGTCGCGCCGACACGCTGGAAGCCCAGGCCCTCGGGCCGATCACGTCGCCCGACGAAATGAACCTGAGCCCCAAGGAGCTGGTGGAGAGGCTCAAGGCCATCCCCGGCTATGTCACACGCTTCCGGATCGCTTATCCCGACGAGGGCATCGTCCCCGCCACCGTGGCCAAGGCCCTGGCCACGTTCGAGAGGACGGTCGTCTCCGGGATCGCGCCGTTCGACGAGTGGGTGGCGGGGAGCGAGCAGGCGATCTCGGAGAAGGCCAAGCGGGGCTTCGTGCTCTTCAACACCAAGGCCAACTGCGCCAAGTGCCATCGCGGGTGGAATTTCACGGACTCCGGCTTCCACGATATCGGGATGCCCACCGAGGATCTCGGGCGCGGCAAGCACCTCCCAAAACTGGTCGGCATGCGGCACGCCTTCAAGACGCCGACGCTGCGCAACGTCGATCGGCGGGCGCCCTACATGCACAACGGGTCGGTGGCCACGCTGAGGGAGGTCATCGACCTCTACGACAAGGGGGGCGTGGCCCGGCCGAGCCGCTCCCCGGATATTCGGCCGCTCGGCCTGACCCGCGAAGAGAAGGAGGCGCTCATCACGTTCCTCAAGACCCTGACCAGCGTCGATCCGCCGGTGTCTCTCCCGGAGCTCCCGCGATAG
- a CDS encoding response regulator, translating into MLALDRPVPSPEVRESPNPWRKYTPAGLAAVIGLAVSALAFMTVGNLEELRLRSEFEQKSTLRARALAHALEGSLNELNSIVDLFGALRVVERREFRAFVIPALSRQRQIQAFEWMPRVPDALRPAHEAATRREGRAGYAVTERDQQGRLIPSRRRDEYFPVHYRESLKDPNPKAGLGFDVGSNPSARLALERARDTGAPAASGRVPLMSAAGAQTGFLVFLPVYRTGVPLLGVAEHRENLLGFVGATYHIGELVEAALVGSAPEGLNFKVIDRDASGTERALYFHKSRTLSEHEYPLEDEPDIRAGLHFPTAITVAGRPWELLFYPTPRHVASHRAARRWEVLGASVLATALLAMYLISVAGRAARVERLVAQRTSELSAEISERRRAEEAATRAREEAERAASVKTDFLATMSHEIRTPMNGVIGMIGLLLDTELSPRQREFAETARSSAESLLSIINDILDFSKGEAGKMTLESIPFDLRLAIEEVAELLAVRARDKGLDVIVRYAPETPRYVVGDPGRVRQVLLNLASNAIKFTEAGHVLMNAECESRTDGAALLRLSVQDTGIGIPADKLEMVFEKFTQSDASTTRRYGGTGLGLAICKQLVTLMGGTIGAESTPGRGSTFRFTLPVPVAAPLAAASLPSDELNGVRVLIVDDNEVNRRVLHEQIVNWGMRNGSVASGKTALAKLREAHAAGDPYQIAIVDLQMPEMDGETLGRLIKADPLLNDTLLVMLTSLGERNDMTSLQEVGFSGFLVKPVRQSQLMDALATIWAARNQGRAAALLTLQTLAASRAAKRVTPTPRPAGEPIHARVLLVEDNPTNQQIGCLMLEKLGCRVDVAGNGREAIEILSMVPYDVVFMDCQMPEMDGYEATAEIRRREAEMPWRAPIIAMTANAMQGDREKCLAAGMDDYVSKPVRPRDLDAVLRRWFKAPDPKAGASALTNGPAVALDPVAFEEFMSLAGTDVSLLEELVETFFTEAVARLGAMRQAASVGDADGIRKAAHALKGSSSGLGAPGMADLCDRLEMQSSAEPSADTIERIGRLEAEFGRVRDELDARLRRSGLSGTR; encoded by the coding sequence GTGCTGGCCCTCGATCGGCCCGTGCCCAGCCCGGAAGTTCGAGAATCGCCAAATCCCTGGCGCAAGTACACACCCGCCGGGCTCGCCGCCGTCATCGGTCTGGCGGTCTCCGCCCTGGCCTTCATGACGGTCGGCAATCTCGAGGAACTGAGATTGCGGAGCGAGTTCGAACAAAAGTCCACGCTGCGGGCGCGGGCACTGGCGCATGCCCTCGAGGGCAGCCTGAACGAGCTCAATTCCATCGTCGACCTGTTCGGGGCCTTACGCGTCGTGGAGCGGCGAGAGTTTCGGGCCTTCGTCATTCCTGCCCTCTCGCGCCAGAGGCAGATTCAAGCGTTCGAATGGATGCCGCGGGTGCCGGATGCCCTGCGCCCGGCCCACGAGGCCGCGACCCGCCGTGAAGGACGGGCCGGCTACGCCGTCACCGAGCGCGACCAGCAGGGCCGGCTGATCCCCAGCCGTCGGCGAGACGAGTACTTCCCCGTTCACTATCGGGAGTCCCTGAAGGACCCGAACCCCAAGGCAGGCCTGGGCTTCGACGTGGGCTCGAATCCCTCGGCGCGGCTCGCCCTGGAGCGAGCCCGGGACACGGGAGCGCCGGCGGCCAGCGGACGCGTCCCCCTGATGTCCGCCGCCGGCGCCCAGACGGGATTCCTCGTGTTCCTCCCGGTCTACCGGACCGGTGTCCCGCTTCTCGGGGTGGCCGAGCATCGCGAGAACCTGCTCGGATTCGTGGGGGCCACCTATCACATCGGGGAATTGGTCGAGGCGGCGCTGGTCGGCTCGGCACCGGAAGGACTCAATTTCAAGGTGATCGATCGCGACGCCAGCGGCACTGAGCGGGCCCTCTATTTCCACAAGTCGCGCACCCTGAGCGAGCACGAGTACCCGCTCGAAGACGAGCCAGATATCCGCGCCGGGCTCCACTTCCCGACCGCGATCACGGTGGCCGGGCGCCCCTGGGAGTTGCTGTTCTATCCGACCCCCCGCCACGTCGCTTCTCATCGCGCCGCTCGGAGGTGGGAAGTCCTCGGAGCGAGCGTGCTGGCCACGGCCCTGCTGGCGATGTACTTGATCTCGGTAGCCGGGCGCGCGGCCCGGGTCGAGCGGCTCGTCGCCCAGCGCACCTCCGAACTGTCGGCGGAGATCAGCGAGCGCCGACGAGCGGAAGAAGCCGCCACCCGGGCGCGCGAGGAGGCCGAGCGGGCCGCCAGCGTCAAGACGGACTTCCTGGCCACCATGAGTCACGAGATCCGGACGCCCATGAACGGTGTCATCGGGATGATCGGCCTTCTCCTCGACACCGAGCTGTCGCCCCGGCAGCGAGAGTTCGCCGAGACGGCCCGGTCGAGCGCCGAGTCCCTGCTGAGCATCATCAACGACATCCTCGACTTCTCGAAGGGGGAGGCCGGCAAGATGACGCTGGAATCCATCCCCTTCGATCTGCGGCTGGCCATCGAGGAAGTGGCCGAGCTCCTGGCCGTCAGAGCTCGGGACAAGGGGCTCGATGTCATCGTGCGCTACGCCCCCGAAACGCCCCGCTATGTCGTCGGCGACCCCGGGCGTGTCCGTCAGGTGCTTTTGAACCTGGCCAGCAACGCCATCAAGTTCACCGAGGCCGGTCACGTGCTCATGAACGCGGAGTGTGAGAGCCGCACCGACGGCGCGGCGCTACTCCGGCTGTCCGTGCAGGACACCGGCATCGGCATCCCGGCCGACAAGCTCGAGATGGTCTTCGAGAAGTTCACCCAATCCGACGCCTCGACCACCAGGCGGTATGGGGGCACGGGCCTCGGGCTGGCTATCTGCAAGCAGCTGGTGACGCTGATGGGCGGGACCATCGGCGCGGAGAGCACGCCGGGCCGGGGGTCGACCTTTCGGTTCACCCTCCCCGTGCCGGTGGCCGCACCGCTGGCCGCCGCCTCCCTGCCATCCGACGAGCTGAACGGCGTGCGCGTGCTGATCGTCGACGACAACGAGGTCAACCGGCGGGTCCTGCACGAGCAGATCGTGAACTGGGGGATGCGCAACGGCAGCGTGGCGTCGGGCAAGACCGCCCTGGCCAAGCTGCGCGAGGCGCATGCCGCCGGCGACCCCTACCAGATCGCCATCGTCGATCTCCAGATGCCCGAGATGGACGGCGAAACGCTGGGCCGTCTGATCAAGGCCGATCCGCTCCTGAACGACACGCTGCTGGTCATGCTGACCTCGCTGGGCGAGCGGAACGACATGACGAGCCTGCAGGAGGTGGGATTCTCCGGTTTCCTCGTCAAGCCGGTGCGTCAGTCGCAGCTCATGGACGCCCTGGCCACGATATGGGCGGCCAGAAACCAGGGACGCGCGGCCGCCCTGCTGACGCTTCAGACCCTGGCCGCCTCCCGCGCGGCGAAGAGAGTGACGCCGACGCCGCGGCCGGCCGGCGAGCCCATCCACGCCCGGGTCCTGCTGGTCGAGGACAACCCCACGAACCAGCAAATCGGCTGCCTGATGCTCGAAAAGCTGGGCTGCCGGGTGGACGTCGCCGGCAACGGCCGCGAGGCCATCGAGATACTCTCGATGGTTCCCTACGACGTGGTCTTCATGGACTGTCAGATGCCCGAGATGGACGGGTACGAGGCCACGGCGGAAATCCGTCGCCGCGAGGCCGAGATGCCGTGGCGCGCCCCCATCATCGCCATGACGGCCAATGCGATGCAGGGCGACCGCGAGAAGTGCCTGGCCGCGGGAATGGACGACTACGTCAGCAAGCCGGTCAGGCCCCGGGATCTGGACGCCGTGCTCCGGCGGTGGTTCAAGGCGCCCGACCCGAAGGCGGGCGCGTCGGCCCTGACGAATGGACCCGCTGTCGCGTTGGATCCCGTCGCGTTCGAGGAGTTCATGAGCCTGGCCGGCACCGATGTCTCGCTGCTCGAGGAGCTGGTGGAGACGTTTTTCACGGAGGCAGTGGCGCGGTTGGGAGCCATGCGCCAGGCGGCGAGCGTCGGTGACGCGGACGGCATCAGGAAGGCCGCGCACGCGCTGAAGGGCAGCAGCAGCGGACTGGGAGCGCCCGGCATGGCCGATCTCTGTGACCGACTGGAGATGCAGTCCAGCGCGGAACCGTCCGCCGACACTATCGAGCGCATCGGCCGCCTGGAGGCAGAGTTCGGACGGGTGCGCGACGAGCTGGACGCCCGCCTGCGGCGCAGCGGTCTCAGCGGGACGCGATGA
- a CDS encoding M20/M25/M40 family metallo-hydrolase — MKTESGAQAVLDRIAVDELVKVALDLGNIDSPTGREGPVGEYVYDWLAGQGFAPKRVGLFPDRFNVIATLPGQGRGRSLVFNSHMDTTIAKEEIWTTRRAADPVFHSAWREGDMLIGNGICNDKGPMATWLIAAKALRDSGVTLQGDLMLMAVVGEIGLEPVDEFQAPQYVAKEAGTRWAITHGGVTDFALVAEGTDFGLVGVEAGKAFFKMTVFGDDLPIYTPYIVRPTPVEKSPNAIVRMARLIERLDGWAYDYERRNRYECPGGVVVPKVNIGAIRGGVPYKITKTVQQCAIYVDVRITPVQNPLDIREELRRLVADAGLAGEVELYVYRRAYEARNVDPLAGAITRAHQHLLGGTPKPAAAPFSSMWRDINVFNEMGIPALTYGPGISVGGGNFGMRVADLVTGAKLYALTALDLCTQDRS, encoded by the coding sequence ATGAAGACAGAGTCCGGTGCGCAGGCAGTCCTGGACCGCATCGCCGTCGACGAGCTGGTGAAGGTCGCCCTGGACCTCGGGAACATCGACAGCCCGACCGGCCGGGAGGGGCCCGTCGGCGAGTACGTCTACGACTGGCTCGCGGGTCAGGGCTTCGCTCCAAAGAGGGTGGGCCTCTTCCCCGATCGCTTCAACGTGATCGCGACGCTGCCCGGGCAGGGCCGGGGCCGCAGCCTCGTCTTCAACAGCCACATGGACACCACGATCGCCAAGGAAGAGATCTGGACCACCCGGCGCGCGGCCGACCCGGTCTTCCACTCCGCCTGGCGCGAGGGGGACATGCTGATCGGCAACGGGATCTGCAACGACAAGGGGCCGATGGCCACCTGGCTGATCGCGGCGAAAGCGCTGCGGGACAGCGGCGTCACCCTGCAGGGCGACCTCATGCTCATGGCGGTGGTCGGCGAGATCGGTCTCGAGCCCGTCGACGAGTTCCAGGCGCCGCAGTACGTCGCCAAGGAGGCCGGCACGCGCTGGGCCATCACCCACGGGGGCGTCACCGACTTCGCCCTGGTGGCCGAGGGGACCGATTTCGGCCTGGTCGGCGTCGAGGCGGGCAAGGCCTTCTTCAAGATGACGGTGTTCGGCGACGATCTGCCGATCTACACGCCCTACATCGTCCGCCCCACCCCGGTGGAGAAGAGCCCCAACGCCATCGTGCGCATGGCCCGCCTGATCGAGCGGCTGGACGGCTGGGCGTACGACTACGAGCGGCGGAATCGCTATGAGTGTCCGGGCGGCGTCGTGGTGCCCAAGGTGAACATCGGCGCCATCCGCGGGGGCGTGCCGTACAAGATCACCAAGACCGTTCAGCAGTGCGCGATCTACGTGGACGTGCGCATCACGCCCGTCCAGAACCCGCTCGATATCCGGGAGGAGCTGCGGCGCCTCGTGGCCGACGCGGGGCTGGCCGGCGAGGTGGAGCTCTACGTGTACCGCCGGGCCTACGAAGCCCGGAACGTCGATCCCCTGGCGGGCGCCATCACCCGCGCCCACCAGCACCTCCTCGGCGGCACGCCGAAGCCCGCCGCGGCGCCGTTCTCGAGCATGTGGCGCGACATCAACGTCTTCAACGAGATGGGGATTCCGGCGCTGACCTACGGCCCCGGCATCAGCGTGGGCGGCGGGAACTTCGGCATGCGCGTCGCCGATCTCGTCACCGGCGCCAAGCTCTACGCCCTCACCGCGCTCGATCTCTGCACCCAGGACCGGAGCTGA
- a CDS encoding GspE/PulE family protein, which yields MAGLRVSEEELRSFLVTRLGIIDAAEFDKARRMAVRLKIPLERAVVERGRIPFGALLEQLAGSWGVDFIDLKVSDVKAEALRTLTEEYARARLLIPFDLADDQLRVAMWDPRDHRARDEIERMTKLRVVPYLAPETAIRRAHLLYKGDLHEMLERSISDEGSGAARPRPAGGEDRSAVELLDRILQYAMVSGASDIHVEPYELETLVRYRVDGLLREVLSLPPAALPSLIARIKIQGGMRIDERRTPQDGRFEADFGGFKVDLRVSSVPTHWGEKVVIRVLSRENVVLDLEDLGLAAADFRIVLRNILRPHGMVLITGPTGSGKTSTLYAMLMRAGAERQNVINISTIEDPVEYTLPRVNQIPVNPLAGVEFATGLRALLRQDPDIIMVGEIRDQDTAQIAVRAALVGRLLFSTLHTNDATGAVPRLLDMGVEPFLLASTLALVVGQRLVRRICVNCRESVAPDATVLNALRSRLDFEQMVTILRGEGVLGQADDPFAGVRFFRGKGCLQCNGSGVRGRLGIFELFEIDDHLRGMIMARGDVAELRVEALARGMKTMFQDGLGKVLLGETTIEEIFRVAL from the coding sequence ATGGCCGGACTGCGCGTGAGCGAGGAGGAGCTGCGGAGCTTCCTGGTGACCCGCCTCGGAATCATTGACGCGGCCGAGTTCGACAAGGCGCGAAGGATGGCCGTGCGCCTGAAGATCCCGCTGGAGCGCGCGGTCGTGGAACGGGGCCGCATTCCCTTCGGCGCGCTCCTGGAGCAGCTGGCCGGGAGCTGGGGCGTCGACTTCATCGACTTGAAGGTCAGCGACGTCAAGGCGGAGGCGCTGCGAACGCTGACCGAGGAGTATGCCCGAGCGCGCCTCCTCATACCGTTCGATCTCGCCGACGACCAGCTTCGCGTCGCCATGTGGGATCCCCGTGACCATCGCGCGCGCGACGAGATCGAACGCATGACGAAGCTGCGGGTGGTCCCCTATCTGGCGCCGGAGACGGCGATCCGGCGCGCCCACCTGCTGTACAAGGGCGACCTCCACGAGATGCTCGAGCGTTCCATTTCCGACGAGGGCTCCGGAGCCGCGCGCCCGCGGCCGGCGGGCGGCGAGGATAGATCGGCCGTGGAGCTGCTCGATCGGATTCTTCAGTACGCCATGGTGTCGGGGGCGTCCGACATCCACGTCGAGCCCTACGAGTTGGAAACACTCGTCCGCTACCGGGTCGACGGCCTGCTGCGCGAGGTGCTGAGCCTGCCGCCGGCCGCGCTCCCCTCACTGATCGCGCGAATCAAGATCCAGGGCGGGATGCGGATCGACGAGCGCCGCACTCCTCAGGATGGCCGCTTCGAAGCCGACTTCGGGGGCTTCAAGGTGGACCTCCGCGTGTCCTCGGTGCCGACCCACTGGGGGGAAAAGGTCGTGATCCGCGTCCTGTCGAGGGAGAACGTCGTTCTCGACCTGGAGGACCTGGGGCTGGCGGCGGCCGATTTTCGGATCGTCCTCCGGAACATTCTCCGTCCGCACGGGATGGTGCTCATCACCGGCCCTACCGGCTCGGGGAAGACGAGCACGCTGTACGCCATGCTGATGAGGGCGGGCGCCGAGCGGCAGAACGTCATCAATATCTCGACGATCGAGGATCCGGTCGAGTACACGCTGCCCCGTGTCAACCAGATCCCCGTCAACCCGCTGGCCGGGGTCGAGTTCGCCACGGGCCTGCGCGCCCTGCTCCGCCAGGACCCCGACATCATCATGGTGGGCGAGATCCGCGACCAGGACACGGCCCAGATCGCCGTACGGGCGGCCCTGGTCGGGCGCCTGCTCTTCTCCACCCTCCACACGAATGACGCCACCGGCGCCGTGCCCCGGCTGCTCGACATGGGGGTGGAGCCATTCCTCCTCGCCTCGACGCTGGCGCTGGTGGTCGGCCAGCGGCTGGTCCGCCGGATCTGTGTCAACTGCCGGGAAAGCGTCGCGCCCGACGCCACGGTTCTCAACGCCCTCCGGTCACGGCTGGACTTTGAACAGATGGTGACGATTCTCCGGGGCGAGGGGGTGTTGGGCCAGGCCGACGATCCCTTCGCGGGGGTCCGTTTCTTCCGCGGCAAGGGGTGTCTGCAGTGCAATGGCAGCGGAGTCAGGGGGCGACTGGGAATCTTCGAGCTGTTCGAGATCGACGACCACCTGCGCGGGATGATCATGGCGCGAGGTGACGTCGCGGAGCTTCGAGTCGAAGCGCTGGCGCGGGGAATGAAGACGATGTTCCAGGACGGGCTCGGCAAGGTGCTCCTCGGCGAAACCACGATCGAGGAGATCTTTCGTGTCGCTCTCTAG
- a CDS encoding sigma-54 dependent transcriptional regulator: MAGELMRDSAELIGRDPLMQDVYSMIDRVSRTNATVLILGEPGSGKELVARTIHARSLRAERAFMVIDCAAIPAGLLESELFGHERGSFTSALRKQIGRFEDADGGTVFLDEIAELPLDLQVRLLRVLQARQLTRIGGTAPITVDVRFIAATSRRLGEMVRAKTFREDLFHRINVVSIRVPPLRERAGDIPLLAQRIIASISQRDVIPSRRLSGEALGRLQEYAWPGNVRELENVLERALIVAEGAEITARDLVLSSESPADDRRFRGRLQSLREMEIGHIRDILSVTNGNESEAARILGIHRDTLYRKLRRYGIVGPPQDPTRRVS; encoded by the coding sequence GTGGCGGGCGAGCTGATGCGCGATTCGGCGGAGCTGATCGGCCGCGACCCGCTGATGCAGGACGTCTACTCCATGATCGATCGGGTGAGCCGAACCAACGCCACCGTGCTCATCCTGGGTGAGCCGGGCAGCGGCAAGGAGCTGGTGGCTCGCACCATTCACGCGCGGAGCCTGCGGGCCGAGCGTGCCTTCATGGTCATCGATTGCGCGGCGATTCCCGCCGGCCTCCTCGAATCGGAGCTCTTCGGCCACGAGCGCGGCTCCTTCACTTCGGCTCTCCGGAAGCAGATCGGCAGGTTCGAGGACGCCGACGGGGGCACCGTGTTCCTCGATGAAATTGCCGAACTGCCGCTGGACCTCCAGGTGAGGTTGCTGCGCGTGCTCCAAGCCCGGCAGCTCACGAGAATCGGGGGCACGGCGCCGATCACGGTCGATGTCCGCTTCATCGCCGCCACCAGCCGTCGGCTGGGGGAGATGGTGCGGGCCAAGACCTTCCGCGAAGACCTCTTCCACCGCATCAACGTGGTCTCGATCAGGGTGCCGCCCCTTCGCGAGCGGGCGGGCGACATTCCCCTCCTGGCCCAGCGGATCATCGCCTCCATCAGCCAGCGGGACGTGATCCCATCGCGCCGCCTCTCTGGGGAGGCGCTCGGCCGCCTTCAGGAGTACGCCTGGCCCGGCAACGTCCGCGAGCTGGAGAACGTCCTGGAGCGCGCCTTGATCGTGGCCGAGGGCGCGGAGATCACCGCCCGGGATCTGGTGCTGTCCAGCGAGTCGCCGGCGGACGACCGCCGCTTCCGAGGGAGGCTGCAGAGCCTGCGGGAGATGGAGATCGGGCACATCCGCGACATCCTGTCCGTGACGAATGGAAACGAGAGCGAGGCGGCGCGGATTCTCGGCATCCATCGCGACACGCTGTACCGCAAGCTGCGCCGCTACGGGATTGTCGGGCCACCGCAAGATCCGACACGGCGAGTGTCGTAG
- a CDS encoding cytochrome-c peroxidase: MSLSSRRPILYLLALTSVGLLGLAPWILLPSPAERRMAVPDVKTSKGVSTINEPIYPIPRQMELDARKVALGKRLFHETRLSGDNSTACASCHDLGKAGTDQLPRSIGIDGRLGTVNAPTVFNSGFNFKQFWDGRADTLEAQIDGPIHNPREMGSNWPDILRKLEQDPGYAATFASLYGRGIRPDHVKDAIATFERSLITPNSRFDKFLRGDGAAITAEEREGYLLFKSLGCVACHQGVSVGGNMFQTFGVMADYFADRGGPTAADLGRFNVTGQEPDRYRFKVPSLRNVDRTAPYFHDGSATTLEQAVTVMARYQLGRTLARADVDRVVKFLRTLTGEYDGRSL, encoded by the coding sequence GTGTCGCTCTCTAGCCGGCGACCGATCCTCTACCTTCTCGCGCTCACGAGCGTCGGCCTGCTCGGCCTCGCCCCCTGGATTCTCCTGCCCAGTCCCGCGGAACGACGGATGGCCGTCCCGGACGTGAAGACCTCGAAAGGCGTCTCCACCATCAACGAGCCGATCTATCCCATTCCGCGACAGATGGAGCTCGACGCGAGGAAGGTGGCGCTGGGGAAACGTCTCTTTCACGAGACGCGTCTCTCGGGGGACAACAGCACCGCCTGTGCCTCCTGCCACGATCTGGGCAAGGCGGGGACGGATCAATTGCCTCGGTCTATCGGGATCGACGGCCGCCTGGGCACGGTCAACGCGCCGACGGTCTTCAACAGCGGCTTCAACTTCAAGCAATTCTGGGATGGCCGCGCCGACACTCTGGAGGCGCAGATCGATGGGCCGATCCACAACCCGAGGGAGATGGGATCCAATTGGCCGGACATTCTTCGCAAGCTCGAGCAAGATCCCGGCTACGCCGCCACCTTCGCGTCCCTGTACGGCCGCGGCATCCGGCCCGATCACGTCAAGGATGCGATCGCGACGTTCGAACGCTCGCTGATCACGCCCAACTCGCGGTTCGACAAGTTCTTGCGGGGCGACGGCGCGGCCATCACGGCGGAAGAACGTGAGGGCTATCTCCTGTTCAAGAGCCTCGGCTGCGTGGCCTGTCACCAGGGGGTGAGTGTCGGCGGCAACATGTTTCAGACGTTTGGCGTGATGGCCGATTATTTCGCCGATCGGGGCGGGCCGACCGCGGCCGACCTCGGACGCTTCAACGTCACCGGGCAGGAGCCGGATCGCTACCGGTTCAAGGTTCCCAGCCTCCGCAACGTCGACCGGACGGCGCCCTACTTCCACGACGGCTCGGCGACGACCCTGGAGCAGGCGGTCACGGTCATGGCCAGGTACCAGCTGGGCCGCACGCTGGCGCGGGCTGACGTCGACCGCGTCGTCAAATTCCTTCGTACGCTGACCGGCGAGTACGACGGCCGATCGCTATGA
- a CDS encoding plastocyanin/azurin family copper-binding protein: MMRSAAGALGAVMIAATLAAGSDIVVVQRNKTFSPHEIQIRVGDRVVFVNEDEVTHNVYSPTPGLEFNIRSQQPGQSDVVSFSKPGVLEVRCAIHPKMKMRVTVTR, encoded by the coding sequence ATGATGCGGAGCGCTGCCGGAGCCCTGGGGGCGGTCATGATCGCCGCCACCCTCGCGGCCGGGAGCGACATCGTCGTCGTCCAAAGGAACAAGACCTTCTCCCCCCATGAGATACAGATCAGGGTCGGAGACCGCGTGGTGTTCGTCAACGAAGACGAGGTCACCCATAACGTCTACTCGCCGACGCCGGGGCTGGAGTTCAACATCCGGTCCCAGCAGCCGGGGCAATCGGACGTGGTCAGCTTTTCGAAGCCCGGAGTGCTCGAGGTGCGATGCGCGATCCACCCGAAGATGAAGATGCGCGTGACGGTGACCCGGTGA